The window tcctcgttctttctgttgtccgttctgagcccagacacacttgcacgcgcccgcggcacctatgaaatattattttataagtggccgaaaaatgttctcgaaatgggatgaaagttggcgtgcggtcttattatagtgtaggtagactgcCTATCAAATTTCATCacgtttggagtccatttgatgccccaacagataactatagcggcaatatagccggtctatcgtcggacgttttcggtctccggaaatggttgccgggttgcattcctcctccctcttatcagtcaaaccacacacttgacctcgtCCACCTAACCCTCTTTgcatagtgcatcgacccctcgcccgtgtccgaaacttctccgaacccgaaccggactatcgttaccgttgggtccggatcatccccaaacatccctaaaacatctgcgATTATTTGTTTGGACTCCCAAAGCATTTTATTGCCGACCGTCGGATTTCGATCGGATGACCCAACTCCCCTCTTTTCCATATATGGACTCCACCCCTAGTATATTTTGGgcaaaccctaaaacctagggactTTGTCCCCCGCAGCCGCCGCCagcatctcccacctcgggatcctcccattcCCCACCGGGCCAATCACTAGCCTCGTCCGCCCCCGATCCAAAATTCCATCGGCCTCCTCTTTCCTCAATCCTCGAGCTCCCGCAACCAGCACCCAACTCGATCCACCTTGACGGTGCCTCCTCCTCCAAATAAGATCGGCAGAGGAGCTCCCGATctgaagcttccttgcgcccgtgcCCAAGGCCTCCTTGCCCGAGCATCACCTCTCCTCCGTTCTCGTTGCTGCCGGCTACGAGCCGTAGCTCGCCGGGACACCCAAACGTCGCCGGTGACCACCTCCAGCAGGACCTCCTCCAACACACTCAAGCTCCTCCCCTGCCCCACCCGCATCTGCAGTTTCTCCTCCTCGAGCAGCGCATCCCCGAGCGAGGAGCGCTCGATCTTCTCGTGCTAGAGCATCTCCACGGAACCGAGCTGATGCACCTTGCCTCTGCGGCCTTCATCGAACCTTGCCGCCAGCACCTCCATCCCCGACGGCCTCAACACCATCTCCAGAACATCCATGGTCGTCCTCGTCGCCGCTGCCTTCCTCTCGCTTCCCCTTGTATCCGCCTCGTTCCAGGGAGGGAATCCCTCGCGACTGCTCCATCCCTACCGCCCGACGGAAACCCCATGACCGCCCGCGCCATCTGTCGTTCTTCTCCGGCAGCCGCGTCGGCAAGCGCCCCGCCGGACCCGCTCTCTTCCTGGCCTCTTCGCTGTCGAACCGTAGGTTCTCTCAGGCCGTCGCGCTCCTGTCATGTCCCTGCGGTCCCTCTTCTTCCCTTGTTTCCCCTCTGAACTTCTTTGCCTTTTTTCCTTCAGACAACAACAGCTTCCATGGTTGTGTAGCTCGCCGCCGGCCTCCACAAGCCCAACGCCACCGGATTTGGAGgatccgggcctccctcgctttccCGTGTCCGTCCCCTGCCTCTCTGCTTCGCCGGAGTCCCTCGCGAGCCAGCGTCGCGAGCTCCAGCGCCGCTGGTCCTCTGTGTTTCTGTCGAACAGAGGGCGACGCCCGTAGCCTCCCCGCCTCGCGCATCTGGGCCAGCCAACGCCAAGTCGGCCCAGCCAGCGCTCCACTAGACGTCTGCCTCTACCACCTCCTTAGTagatgggccaaggcccatggtaagGCCACCCCAGCgtccctccttttttttctttttccctctGTTGGGCTTCCTGTCCAGATTCAGCCCGAGTCACTGTTTTTTTCCCGCGAACGAATTTGCTTAATTAATCTTAGACTGCATTTTTTACATAAAAACCcctaacttcatgcatttaataactcatgaaccgtgcatcggtttaaaatgttttatatatgtaacttgcttagaatttcatctactttcataatatgccacttccatgcatgtttgaaatgtttaaattgatgtttgtttaaatttgttcaaatgccatgttaaaatgctttaattcataactaaataattgtagctcggatttaaataaactttatatgtgaatggggtagaaaaatgcatagaaaaacatggtgtacttactttgcatgtttaacaactctaaaatatgctttaggacaaAACATACCAAATCCATatttttgcatatgaggattttccggacttgttgcttgttgttgcggcctcatttaaacttgcctagatatgtaGCTTTTCATATGattcccctcttgccatgtttaacaacatttaatattgttgggtacataaacgagagggtACTAAATAagtaatgtggtgttttgtcaatatgcatcttgatgcatatcgagctccacttaacttgcagtgttgtttgtgcactttgccatgccatgcctcattaaaccggacatgcatcatacttgattgtgcattatgccatgtttatgtgatggttgtttactatgttgcttgcttctttctaggttgcttctctcgttagcttcggttccgttccggagttgtgaggatgcgttcgactacgtctgtttgccttcttcttggacccgttcttcttccttgcgggatctcaggcaagatgaccataccctcgaaatcacttctatctttgcttgctagttgctcgctctattgctatgccgcgttacctacaacttgctatatcatgcctcccatattgccatgtcaagcctctaacccacctttcctagtaaaccgttgtttggctatgttaccgcttttgctcagcccctcttatagcgttgctagttgcaggtgaagatcaagtttgttccatgttggaacatggatattgttgggatatcattattatatcttatttactttaatgcatctatatacttggtaaagggaggaaggctcggccttatgcctggtgttttgttccactcttgccaccctagtttccatcataccggtgttatgttccttgattttatgttccttacgcggttgggtgttatggtaaccccttgacagttcgctttgaataaaactcctccagcaaggcccaaccttgcttttaacatttgccacctaagccttttcctgtgggttctgcagactcaagggtcatctttattttaaacccccgggccagagctcctctgagtgttggtccaacctgggcgatgtctggcgccccctaggcaaccaggatctatgccaacccgatgtctggcccatctggtgtgccctgagaatgagatacgtgcgactcctatcaagatttgttggcacatcgggcggctttgctggtcttgttttaccattgtcgatatgtcttgtaaccgggattctgtgactgatcgggtcttcccgggagaaggaatatccttcattgaccgtgagagcttgtgatgggctaagttgggacaccccttcagggtataaacttttgagagccgtgcccgtggttatgtggcagatgggaatttgttaatatccggttgttgagaacttgacacttaacttaattaaaatgcatcaaccgcatgtgtagccgtgatggtatcttctcggcggagtccgggaagtgaacacggtcttgtgttatgcttgaacataagtagtttcaggatcacttctagcttctcgcccattgctttgcttctcttctcgctcttatttgcgtatgttagccaccatatatgcttagtgcttgctgcatctccacctcactacccttttctacccataagcttaaatagtcttgatctcgcgggtgtgagattactgagtcctcgtggctcacagatacttccaaacagttgcaggtgccaatgataccagtgcaggtgacgcaacccagctcaagtgggagctcgatgaagatcttgatcattgatttgtttcgtttcctgttgatcagtagtggagccctgttgggacgatcggggatctagcattttgggttgtattcttttattttggttccgtagtcggaccttgattgtattctggatgatgtatgttaacttgtatttgtgagaagtggcgattgtaagccaactctttatccctttcttattcagtacatgggattgtttgaagattacccctcttgcgacaaacctaccatgcggctatgcctctaagtcgtgccccgacacgtgagagatatagccgcattgtgggtgttacagtgtGGCTCTACCgacggcccagtatggcccatcttcatcagcaaccactcaagaccctcgcgaggggccaagcctcgcaaggtggatgacacaagacctccctgggggcagccttgctaggctggctcccgaggagcggagatatcaaggcagggggcacctcgcgaggttcgcgtgACGTGACTCGTGACGATCGAAGCCAGGCGGGAGCCAGCAGGCGTAGAGTGCCAGTATCCtccttggtgctaaagaggcaggcgcgggcaaggagtcccgaggcatcaggcaaagtttcccatgtcggtgcaacgagaccaagaccagcaggacggcaggatggaggtcaccgcggagcccacaaCTGCATCACcattagagcctttggcaggcgaagacctccttttgtcaggataacttgtactagttgtctcccttcaaaattggccattgtgggatcccttcccgcctaacatttgggaagaggaccagggcctctataaatagggctagccaccaccatagcaagggacAGATGATTCGGACCACCCTCAgacacaccagctcatcgagctcaagaacacctctcctcaggagtttgttcatccactgtactgatTCATGCttagcccacgaggcaatccaccacaccgcactggagtagggtattacaccacaacggtggcccgaaccagtataaaccctcctGTCTATTGTTCCTTGCGTTCGGCAAGCTAGGCCTTGAGAATCGTTGCAAGAGTGAGCTAggaagagagagatcttcgtgcgcaccccagagttcgaactcaagggtttgccggaaccccgaaTACgacaaagtatgcctctcaaaaaatttATCtcccaatttaagctttgagctttggcacctctacaaatccgtacttccctctgcgaagggcctatctatttacattatgcaatttttatttttcatttgaGTCCCatctctcttataaagcaccaactagggagcattatgatcatacttgagcattggatgtagctaatatgaaagtgtgtttcatgaatggatcaatgattgagcatgatgggctagggataactttctttagtgttgatattctgaaagacatggttactagactattgctttgaaccatataaaagtccaaatgtccgttctacaaaagaaaaaaatatgtgatgaacatgttaggcagcattccacatcaaaatgtctgtttttatcatttatctactcgaggacgagcaggaattaagcttggggatgctgatacgtatccaacgtatctataattttttattgttcaatgtTGATATATTATCATTCtcaaatgttttacaatcattttatagcaactttatatcatttttgggactaacctattgacatagtgcctagtgccagttgttgatttttgcttgtttcttacatcgcagaaaatcaataccaaaagaagtccaaacgtagcgaaactttttagaatttttttctagaccagaagacacaacTTGGACCAAAGAAGTGCCaaaggggtgccccaaggggggcacaacccacctgggcgtgcccgggggcccaggcgcaccctggtgggttgtacccacctcggtggcctcccgcactgcctcttcgccctataaattcccaaatattccaaaaacccttggggAGTCTATAGGtcagaagttccaccaccgcaagcctctgtaggcatgaaaaaccaatctagacccggttccggcaccctgccggagggggaaaccatcaccggtggccatcttcatcatcccagcggccaccatgatgaggagggagtagtccaccctcggggctgagggtttgtaccagtagctatgtgtttaatctctctctctctctctcgtgttcttgatggcacgatcttgatgtatcacatgctttgttaatatagttggatcatatggtgttttcccctctctttcttgtcgtgatgaattgagttttccctttgagatttcattttatcagattgaatacttttatggatttgagagcacttgatatatgtcttgcatatgaatacccgtggtgacaatggggtaatattgattcacttgatatatgtgttGGCATTCAATTCGCGGATTCAGAGGTGACATTAGGGaaatatatgcataggggttgatgcatgttttcatccttgtttctccgattgaaatcttggggcactctttgaggttctttgtgttggattgagtattatgaatctgaaattgtttgatgcgtatcgtataattaactcatggatacttgtggtgacattggagtatctaggtgacattagagttggttgatgcctatcatatggtgttattttagtacgaaatcttggatagatcgaacggaaagaatagctttgcgttattttagtatgaactcttgaatagatcgaacggaaagaatagctttagggtagtttcgtaccctacaaacaatttcttcttatgttctccgctagataagtactttggagtgattcttgacCACACATTGAGGGagggttatatgatccaactaggtagcattgttgagagattgcactagcagaagtatggaccctaggcctcattttccagaattgcaataccgtttgttctcacttttgttacttgctaccttgctgttttttattgttactatcacaaaaatcaatatctaccatCATtagtacacttgtatcaccatctcttcgccgaactagtgcacctatacaaaattaccattgtatttggtgtgttggggacataagagaccttttattatttggttgtagggttgtttgagagagaccatcttcgtcctacgcctgCCACTGgttcataaaccttaggtcatccacttgagggaaatttgctactttcctacaaaactatgcgcttgaaggcccaacacgagtctacaagaacaagttgtgtagtagacatcaattcaccccacgctatttgtcatggaattgtcatggcagatgtcctagcagaaggacttagtcgtggcgcCATCGCAacagggttagcttaaaggggttaaacaggacaaaggacacaaggagtttatactggtttggccccttgcggtgaaggtaaaggcctaatccagtttgaggtcgtattgcttatgtctcgattacctgggagcgaatacgcttgacctagttttcGATTTGTTCTCTCTCTTGCCCTAAgccaccgtcgggtcgtccctttaaatACACAGGTTAATGCCCAACAGCTTATAGAGTCCCGACTGGTTCATAACAAAGTGTCCGGCTCGTTGACCAAAtacacatgccttacaatacaagtcgtaCATATATGGAGgtttagacttatgggctttaagcCACCTCTGGGCTCTGGTCCTATTAACAAGTCTTCATAGTGAACCGCCATCTTGAGCATCTTTATGGGCTTTGTCTTGATAGACCGCCATGGCTTAACCCGGCCCCTCGTGGGCGGGttaacccaatag is drawn from Triticum dicoccoides isolate Atlit2015 ecotype Zavitan chromosome 4A, WEW_v2.0, whole genome shotgun sequence and contains these coding sequences:
- the LOC119283567 gene encoding protein IQ-DOMAIN 14-like; the protein is MSPESAAGKPRQMPGGPPPTHSSSSPAPPASAVSPPRAAHPRARSARSSRARASPRNRADAPCLCGLHRTLPPAPPSPTASTPSPEHPWSSSSPLPSSRFPLYPPRSREGIPRDCSIPTARRKPHDRPRHLSFFSGSRVGKRPAGPALFLASSLSNHNNSFHGCVARRRPPQAQRHRIWRIRASLAFPCPSPASLLRRSPSRASVASSSAAGPLCFCRTEGDARSLPASRIWASQRQVGPASAPLDVCLYHLLSRWAKAHGCFSR